The following nucleotide sequence is from Candidatus Krumholzibacteriia bacterium.
TACATCAGGCCGTCGATGAGCCCCCACGCCAGGTTGCAGCCGATGGCCGCGATCAGGAGTGTCCGGGTGGCTCCGCTGCCTTCGCCCGCACTCAGGCCCGTCCCCAGGGTGAATGTGAGCACCATGATGAGGCCAAACAGCACCTCACCGAGGCTGTCGCCCGGGTCGAGGTACTTGTTGATGAAGGATTGCCGCAGTGAGCTCATGTCCGCCCGGGAGTATTGCGGTACAGGGTCTCAGCCGGCGGGTGCGAACCGCGCGGGAAGCGCCCGCGCCGTCACCCAGGCCGGGTTCTCCTCGAGCGCGGCGATGATGCGCTCGGGGAGAGCGGGGTCATTATAGAGAACCGTGCCCACCTGCACCGCGGTGGCACCGGCCAGGAAGAACTTGCGCACGTCGTCAATAGAAGAGATGCCGCCGATGCCCACGATGGGAATCTTCACCGCTTTGGCGCACTCCCACACCTTCTGCAGCGCGATGGGAAGAATGGCCGGCCCGGAGTAGCCCGCGCTGCCGCGCGCGAACACAGGCTTTCCCGTCTCCAGGTCGAAGTCGATGCCGATGACGGTGTTGATGGCGGCGATGGCGTCCGCACCCCCCTGCTCCGCCGCGCGCGCCACATCGGCCACGCTGGTGATGTTGGGGGTCACCTTGATCCACAGGGACTTCTGCGGGATGCGCTCCTTGACGATACGCGCGATGCGCTCGACGAGCTGCGGGTTGCGCCCCTGGTCCAACGCCTCGCCCTTCACGTTGGGGCAGCTGAGGTTGAGTTCAAGACCGGCGTAGCCGTCCATGGGCGCGAAGGTCTCGGCCAGGCGGACGAACTCGTCCTCGGTCTCCGCGGCCACGCTCACCATGACCGCCACGTCGGGGCGCTGATTGAGCTGCGGCAACTTCTCGGCCACGTAGCGCTCGAGCCCCACGTTCTCCAGCCCGATGGAGTTGAGCATACCGTGCGGCAGCTCATGGATGCGCGGCGGCAGGTTGCCCTCGCGCGGACGCATGGTGATGGTCTTGGTGACCACGCCACCGAGGCCGGAGAGATTGACCAGCGGCGAGTACTCCTCCGCGTAGCCGCAGATGCCCGACGCGATGAACACGGGGTTCTTGAAGCGAACCGGGCCGATCTGCACACCGATGTCGCTCATGGGACGGGCAACTCCTTCCAGCGCAGAATGGAGCCGTCGAACACCGGGCCGTCGTGGCACACGGTGCGGTAGTGGCTGCCGCCGTCGAGGGTGGTGGGTACGACGCACGCGCGGCACGCGCCCAGCGCGCACCCCATGCGGTTTTCGAGCGACGCGTAGTGCGGGATGTGCATGCGGTCGGCCAGCGCCTGCGCGGCGCGCATCATCACGGTGGGACCGCAGGAGAAGATGGCGTCGGCGGGCTCGCGCGCGAGTTCGCGTTCCGCGGCCTGCACCACGTTGCCCTGGAAACCGTGGCTGCCGTCGTCGGTGGCGAGGATCACGCCGCGCGTTTCGAGCGGCACGTGTTCCAGGAAGAGATCTTCCCGGGTGCGCGCGCCGTAGATCAGCCGGTAGCCGTCACCCAGGTTCCCCGGCGCACGGAAGCCGTAGTAGTAGAGCGGCGCGAGCCCCACGCCGCCACCGAGACCGAGGATGCGTTTACCCGGCAGCACCGGGTACGGGTGTCCCAGGGGTCCGTAGAAATCCACGCGGTCGCCTTCGACCCGGTGACGAAGTGCGCGCGAGCCGGGCCCGACTTCCACGATGACGAGATCGATGAACTCTCTGGTGCAATCGTGGATGCTGAAGGGCCGGCGCAGAAAGAAGCGTCCGTCGCCCGCCGCGGGGACGGCGACGTGCACGAACTGCCCCGCCTGCGGCTCCACGAACCCGTCCGGCCGCGCCAGGCGCAGCAGAAAATAGCGCCGGCTGAGTTGAACATTATCGATGACGCGCGCGCTGTGCTCGTGCGCGTGCGCGGGCGCAAAGAAGGCTGCCATCAGCCGCCACCACCACTGGAATCGGCCGGCGCGGCGGTGGTATCTGCCACAACCGGTGCGGGTGGCGGCGCAACCGCGCTGGTGTCCGCCACGGCGGGACGGCGGACGCGCGCGGAATCGACGCCGGCCACCGGTCGCGGCACGGGCCGCTGCGGCCGGTTGCGCGTATCGGGGCCGGGCGGCGGGACCACCTGCGGCGCGGGCGCCTTCTGCACCCATTCCGAGACCGGCGGCGGAGCCGGCGCACCGGCGTAGAAGCCCTGCGCCAGTTGCGCCTGTGCGCTGTCCGGATAGCGGGTGATGAGCACCTCGTAGTACTGGCGCGCCTTCAGCGTATCGCCGTGTACCACGCCGCTGATGTACCCGAGGGCGTAGACCGCCTTGGGGGCGTACTCGCTGTCGGGGAAGTCGTTGGCGACCTTTTCGTAGTTCGCGACGGCCTTGTCGGGGCTCTCGAACTGGAAGAACTGAATCTCGGCCAGCGAGAAGGTTCGCATGGCCACGGCTTCCGGGCTGTCATCGCCCGATGTCTCCTGCACCTTGAGCATCCGGCTGATGTTGCCGCTGCGCTTGATGGCGTCCTCCGCGTAGTCCGAACTCGAGTATGCCCGCGGCACCTCCTGGTAGTTGTGCTGCGCGGTCTGCAGGCTGTCCATGGATTCGTACAACACACCGAGTCGGTAGTACGCCTCCGCGGCGTAGGTACCGCGCGCGAAGCGCGTGGTGACATCCTTGTACTCGTCAATGGCGATGATGGTGGAGTCGAGTGCCGCGTGCGCGCGTGCCCGCAACAGGATGGCTATGGGCTCCTTCTCGATGGAGCGCGGGAGCGTCTTCACACCCTCCAGCGTCGTGATCGCGTTGTGGTATTCGCCCAGCTGGGTCTGCACGCGCGCCATCCCGATCCACACGTCGTACCGGTAGGATTCCGGGATGCGCGACTCGCTGAGTCGGCTGTACACGTTGAGACTCTCCTGGTACTGTTCCTTGCGCGCCAGGATGTCGGCCATCTCCACCTGGGCGGTGAAGCGATAGTTCGAGTGGTCGTGGTCCTTCTCGAGAATCCCGAGCGCCCTGACGGCCTCGTCGTACATCCCCAGCTCCATGAGGCTCGAGCACAGCAGGTACAGGGCCTCCGGGCGATGGTCGTTCTTGCGGTGCTCGGACACGAAATCGCGCAGCGCCAGCGCTGCGAGGTCGTACTTGTCGCTGGCATAGAGCGACTTTCCCTTGAGGAATTCCGCGTCGTCCAGCAGGTTGCTCTCGGGATGCGTGCGTTCCAGCGTGTCCAGTGCAGCGACTGCCTCTTCATAGCGGCCCAGCGCGTACAACGACTTGGCCGAGAGCAGCATGGCATCGTCCACATGTTTGCTATCGGGATAGTTGGCGATCATCTTCTTGCACTTCTCGATGACATCCTCGTACTGGCGGGCCGCGGGACTGGCGCTCGTGGGTTGTGACTGCTGGGAGGGCTGCGATTGCTGGGATTGCCCGGGCTGGGTCTGGGCGGCGCGCGTATCCAGCTTCTGCGCCTCCTTGAACTGCTGCTCGGCGTTGTAGAGCGTGTTGAAGTACGCGCACGCGCTGAGCGTGATCAGCGCGCCCAACAACGCAACCGAAGTCCAGCCCCGTGCCCGCGCGGTACGCACGCTACACTCCCACCCCCGCCGTCGAGACGCACACGCCGTTCACCAGCGTGTGCTTCACCCTGCCGGTGACCTCGTGCCCGATGAAGGCGGAGTTCTTTGAGCGAGAATGCAGATCCTCGGCGCGCACCGTCCACGGCTCCGCCGGATCGAAGAGCACCAGGTCCGCGGAAGCCCCGCGGCTGAGCGTCCCACCGGGGATGCCGAGGCATGCCGCCGGCTTGTGGGTGATGAGCGCCAGCGCCTGCGGCAGCGTGAGATGACCCGGGGCAACCAGATGTTTGACCACCAGCGGAAACATGGTCTCGAGCCCCACGGAACCATTCGGCGCCGCGCTGAACTCCACCTGCTTCTCGTGGGCCGCGTGGGGAGCGTGATCGGATGCGATGCAGTCGATGGTTCCGTCCTTGATGGCCTCGATCATGGCCTCGCGGTCCTCGGCGCCGCGCAGGGGCGGGTTGATCTTCTTGCTGGTGTCGTAGGTGACGAGATCCTTGTCCTCCAGGCACAGGTAGTGGGGCGCGGTTTCCGCCGTCACCGAGAGACCGTCTTCCTTGGCGCGGCGGATGAGCTGGATGGAGCCCCGCGTCGACATGTGCGCGCCGTGGTACTTCGCGCCCTTGACCGCGCGCAGAATGGTGAGATCGCGGGCGAGGCACACTTCTTCGCTGTACGCGGGAATTCCCTTCAAGCCGAGTTTGGTGGAGTAGAAGCCCTCGTGCATGACACCGTCGCCCGAGGCGCACATGTCCTCGCAGTGCTCGATGAACGGGATTCCCAGCGGCACCGTATACTCCATCACCCGGCGCGCCATGTCGGCGGTGCCCACCGGCGAGCCGTCGTCGCTCACCGCCACCGCGCCCGCATCCACCAGATCGTGGTACTCGCTCAGCACCTCGCCCTTGCGGCCGATGGTGGCCGCGGCGATGGGATACACCTTCGCCAGACCCGCAATCTTCGCCTGGGTGAGGATGAACTCCACCACGCTGCGGTCGTCGATGGCGGGAATGGTGTTGGGCATGCACGCCACCGACGTGAACCCACCCGCCACCGCGGCGCGCGTGCCGGTGGCGATGGTTTCCTTGTACTCGTGTCCGGGCTCGCGCAGGTGGACGTGGATGTCCACGAAGCCCGGCGCCAGATGCAACCCGCGCCCGTCGTAGATGGGGAGCGCCGCCTCTTTCGCGCGTCCGCGTTCGACGCCTTCGATCTTGCCGTCGGCGACGACCACGTAGCCGGGGAACAAGGTGTTGCGCGCCGGGTCCACGACGGTCACGTTATCGATGATGAACGAGCGATGGGTGAGATTGTCGAGACTCAGCATCATGCCACCTGCTTCCCTTCCCGTGCCTTCTGTTCCGCGGTCTGCGTCTCTCCCAGCTCCAGCGCCGCGGCGCCGCTCACCAGATAGAGCACGGCCATGCGCACCGCAACACCGTTGGTAACCTGATCGAGGATCACCGAGCGTTCTCCGTCGGCGACGTCCTGCGCGATTTCGATGCCGCGGTTCATCGGCCCCGGGTGCATGACGATGCAATTCTTCTGTGCGTTCTTGAGCACGTCGGTGTTGATCCCCCATACGCGGGCGTACTCGTCCAGGCTCGGGAACATTCCCGCCTTCTGCCGCTCGCGCTGGATGCGCAGGACGTTGATGGCATCCGCGCCCTCCACCGCCTTCTTCAGGTCCGTTTCCACGCGTACACCGAAGCGCTCGACCTCGGGCGGCATCAGGGTGGGCGGGCCGCACACCACCACCTCCACACCCATGGTGACCAGGCCGTGGATGTTGGAGCGCGCCACGCGGCTGTGCGCCACGTCGCCCACGATCACCACCTTCTTGCCCTCGAAGCTGCCCCACCGCTCGCGCAGCGTGAACATGTCCAGCAGTCCCTGGGTGGGGTGCTCGTGCGAACCGTCGCCCGCGTTGACCACCGACCCGTCCAGCAGGCTGGCCAGAAAGTGCGGCGCGCCGGAGGCACCGTGGCGGATCACGATCATGTCCACCTTCATGGCTTCTATGTTCTCCGCCGTGTCGCGCAGCGTCTCACCCTTGGACACGCTGCTCCCGGAGGCGCTGAAGTTCACCGAATCCGCGCTGAGGCGCTTCTCGGCCAGCTCGAAGCTGATGCGCGTGCGTGTGCTGGGCTCGAAGAACAGGTTCGCCACCGTGATGCCGCGCAGCGCGGGCACCTTCTTGACCGGACGCTCGGAAATTTCCTTGAAGGACTCCGCGGTGTCCAGGTAGCGGATGAGATCCTCCGCGCTCATTCCTTCCAGGCCGAGCAAGTGTCTTGACTGGGTCATGATTGTTTCTCCGCGAGAAGGACCTCGTCCTCGCCGTCGATCTCGGCGAGTTGGACGTCGACCAGTTCATTTTCCGAAGTCGGCACGTTCTTGCCCACGTAGTCGGCCTTGATGGGAAACTCCCGGTGTCCGCGATCGACCAGCACCGCGAGCTGAATCTTGCGCGGGCGGCCATAGTCGATGAGCTCGTCGAGTGCCGCGCGGATGGTGCGGCCGGTGAAGAGCACGTCGTCCACCAGCACGATCACCTTGTCGGTGATGTCTTCCTTGATGTCGGTCTTTCCCACGTGGGGGTGGCGCGTAATGCGCTGGAAGTCGTCGCGGTACAGGGTGATGTCGAGCGCACCCACGGGGATGGGCTGTCCTTCGTTCTGCTCGATGTATTCGGCAATACGCTGGGCCAGCGGGACGCCGCGGCGGCGGATGCCTACCACCACGATCCCGTCCACACCCCCGTTGCGCTCCACGATCTCGTGGGCGATGCGCTTGACGGCGCGGCGGATCTGGTCGCGATCCATGAGCGTCGCCTTATAATGGATGCCGGCGTGATCTTCCTTCTTCATGCGGACCTCATGCGGGCGTCTCCGGTGGTCTCGGGTGGTGTCCGGGGCGGCATCGGCGGGCACAAAAAAAGCCCTCCTGGGAAGTTCAGAGGGCGAGGCACCTGGCGGCGGCGCATCGAAATACGCCGTTGTCATTTTCTCGACCCCTTGCCGGTCTCCCGGACCAAGCTTAAAAGGATCTGCTGCCATGCATGGTACGCCCCCGGGGGCGGCGAGGCAAGGGGATTCTTCGGGGCGTCCGCAAGGGCTGTTCCGCGAATTCCGGCGCCCTCGGACTTGTCATACGGGACCAGCACTCCGTATTTCCTGCTGGCCATTGTGCTCGCGAACACCGGCGCAAGGGGTTCGCGACCGAAGCGCTGCGGTGCGTGACGAAGTACTGCTCCACGAAGTGCGGGGTCACGGAGTTCATGGCGCATATCGATCCTGAGAATCACCGCAGCCCGTCGCTGGCGGAGCGACTCGCCATGCGCTGCGTGGGAAGCGGGCCTCATCCCGTCGATGGAGCGCAGTCTGATATCTACTCCGTCGTCGTCGCGCCACGCAGCAACCGGGACGACAGTTGATGTGGCGTTCAGACTGCTTGGTCTCACACGCGCACACTTTCTTGCGTTTCTTTCGTCACGAATGTTGACTACTCAGCAAACATTGCTACATTAAGAGAGCACGTTGTGTTCCTCCCATCATCTTTGTGTGGTGCAGCCCATCAGGAGGTAATGCCGTGTTGCTTCATTCTCTCTCCGACAAGAAACTCCTCTCCACGACCCACGAACTCACCCGCCGCGAGCGCAGGCTGGCTCTCAGCGTGTTGCTGCATCTCAACGAGATCGAACGGCGCAAGCTGCACCTGGAACTGGCGTACAAGTCGATGTTCGAGTTCTGCACGGCTGCTCTGGGGTACTCGGAGTCGGCCGCCTCACGACGCCTGCGCGTTGCGCGGTGCGTGGCGCGCTTCCCCGAGGTGTACGCCCTGCTGGAATCAAACGAGGTGAACGTGAGTACGGTCGCCCAGGTGGCGCGCGTGTTGTCGGTGGACAACAAGGTCGAGATACTGGCGCGGATTCGTGGCAGATCGCAGCGGCAGGTCGAGGCAATCGTCGCCGAGTACGAGCCCCGCGCGGCGGCGCCGCGGGACCGGGTGCGCACGGTGGTGGTGCGGGTCCCGGTTGTGGCGGCGCCTTCAACGCCGGTCCAGGCGGCGAATGTGGGCGAAGATGGCCGCGGGCTGTCTCTCGCGACAGACCCGGGCGCTGCCCCCAATGGCAGGAATACACCGCCGCGGGCGCCGGCACGAGATCACAACCGTAACGGTTGTGAATGTAAAGATGGCGTGGATTCACGGGGCGCGACCGGGGCCGTGGCGGTCGGCGGCATGGCGGAAGCCGCGCGACTCGAACGCCTTGCGTCCATCCACTTCTGCGCCAGCGAAGCATTCATGGCCAAGATCGAGAAGGTGAAGTCGCTGGTCTGGCACCGCCTGCCGGCCAATGCTACTTTCGAGCAGGTCTTCGAGCTGGCCCTGGATTTCTTGATCGCGCGCGAGGATCCGTCACGCCGACAGTCAAGGCGCGAGCAGCGCGCCGGACGTCAGGAGCGCGGGGCTGTCAAAGCCGCCGGCAACGCGAAGAAACGACGCGAGAATCCGCGGCATATCCCCATGGCGGTACGCGACACGGTCTTTCGTGAGAGACGACGGCCGCTGCACGTTCAAGGCTGGCAATGGCCGGCGCTGCGAATCCAGGCGCGCGCTGCAGATCGATCATGTCAAACCCGTTGCCCGTGGTGGCCCCGGCACGCCGGATAATCTACGGCTCCTGTGCGCGTATCACAATCGATTGGAAGCGGAGCTTCTGATGGGATCGTGCGGGCGTCGCGACGGACCTACGACCCGAACGCCTCGTGGTCTGCGACCGCGGTGAGGTCGTCCACCAGCCAGTCCGGGTTGGCGGCGGCGAGTTTCTCCGCGGACGTCCAGCCCGTGGACACCGCGAGGCACTTGAGACCGTGCGCCTTCGCGCAGGCCACATCCAGCAGCGAGTCCCCCACGATCACCGCGTCGGCCGCGTCGAAGCGGCGCCCCAGCAGGGCGTGGGCGCGTTCCAGCGCCACCGGCGGCAGGTCATTGCGGTCGAACTGATCGTCGCCGTAACTGCCGAAGGCGAAGTAGCCGTCGATCCCCACCCGCGAGAGTTTTATCTTTGCGCCTCGTTCGAAATTCCCCGTCAACAAACCCAGGGCAAGATCGTCCCGTGCGGCGAGGGCATCGAGCAGTCCGGGCAGGCCCGGCAGAATGCGCATGCGGTCGCGGTGCAGGATCTCGTCGAGGCGGTCGAGGTAGGCGTCGCGGGCCGAAGGCAGCCACGCCACCACCTCCTCCCGCGTGCGGCCGGCTTCGGTGAGCAGGTCCAGCATGATGCGCGGGTCGGTCTTCCCCGAGAACTCGTGGTTATAAATGTCGCCGGTCTCGCCGTAGACCTCCATGAGGGCTTCGGCGAAGGCGAGGCGCGGCTGCTTGCCGCTGTCGACCAGCGTGCCGTCGATATCAAACAGGATGAGTTTCACGCAGGCAAGCTACTACGGGGGGGTGTCCGGGTGCAAACCGTGTTTGCGGGCAGTCCGCCGAAAATGGCGGGCGCACGATACCGATCCGACGCGATTTCCGCAGCGCGATTTCAAATGTTTCGCGCGAGGACCATGAGCGGAGGAGCGGTGTCGTGCGACCGCAAGAAGCGGCTACGGCCACAGGCGGGGCACCATGACCAGCGCGAGCACGAATATGAGCAACGTCAGCGGCGCGCCCACGCGCACGAAATCGCGGAAGCGGTAGCTGCCGGGGCCATAAACCATCGCGCACGACGGTTCGAGGGGGGTCAGGTACGAACAACTCGCGGCGATGGCAATCATCATGGCAAATGGGCGCGGATTTAGATCGGTCAGAATCGCCGCCTGCAACGCAATGGGCAGCATGACGATGGCCGCGGCCTGGTTGGACATGGGCTGGGTAAGCAGGACCGTCAACATGAAGAAGCCGCCGAGGAGCCAGCGTGGCCCCAGTCCGTCCACCAGGAAACCGGCAAGGTACGCCGCCGCCCCCGTTTCCTGCATGGCCGTGCCCAGCCCGAGCAACGCCGCGATCATGATGATTACACGCCACTCCACCGTGGCGTAGGCCGCCGCGGGTGAGATGCAACGCGTGGCAAACACGATCACGACGCCCAGCATTACCGAGATCGCGATGGGAAGAATCCCCAGTGCCGCCAGCGCGAGCACGCCCACGAAGGTGGCAATCGCCACCGGCGCGCGCGCGCGGTTGGGGCGCAGCGTGTCCATCAGCTCTACGCGCCCCAGTGCCTGAAAGGTGGGTTCGTCGCGCATGCGCGAGAGAACGTCGCGGCGCCCCTGCAGCAGCAGGACGTCTCCGATCTGCAGCGGCACGTCGCTCATTTTGCGCACCACGTGCACACCGCGATGGTTCATCCCCAGCACCTGCAGCCCGAAGCGCTCGCGGAAGCGAAAACCACGCAGGGTGCGCCCGATGAGCGCCGAACCAGGCAGCAGGATCGCCTCCACCAGGCCCATGTCGTGCTTCTGCAGTTCCGGGTCGGACAGCGTCACGTCCGCCTTGATCTTCACACCGGCGATGTCCTTCACGCGCACGATGTCCTCCTGCCGCCCCTCCACCATGAGCACGTCGCCATCCTGCAGCAGCGTGGCCCCGTCGGGCTGGATGTACTCGCGCTTGTCGCGCACGATGTGCAGAACGGTAAGGCCCAGGTTCTCCCCGATCTTCGCCTGCGCCAGCGTTTTGCCCGCGAGGCCGGATTTGGGCGTGACGATGAGTTCGCTCAGGTAGGGTCGCAGGCCGAAGCGGTCGGCCAGGTCCTGCGCCTTGGCGCGATCCGGCACCAATCGCCGGCCAATGAGAATCATGTACAGGATCCCCGCCAGCGCGATGGGGATACCGATGGGGGCGAGTTCAAAGAGACCCATGGGCGCCATGCCGTGGTCGCGCATGACACCGCTCACCACCACGTTGGTGGACGTGCTCACCAGAGTGACAGAACTGCTCAGCGTGGATGCGAACGCCAGCGGCATCAGGAAGCGCCCCGCACTGGTGTTGGTGCGCTGGGCCATGCTGAATGCGACGGGGAGAAAGAAAGCGGTCGATGCCGTGTTGCTCATGAACGCGCTCATGGTGGCCGCGGCCACCATCAGCAGCAGCAGCGCTCGGGTGGGACTCTTGCCGCTCTGGCGCATGAGCGCGCGGCCGATCACGTCCACCACACCCGTCCGCTGCAGGGCGGCGGTCATGATGAGCAGGCCCAGGATCAGAATGACGGTGTGGCTGCCGAAGCCGGCGAAGGCGCGCTCGGTGGGCAGGAGCCCGGTGAGCACCAATGCCAGCAGAATGCCGAGCGCGGTAACGTCGGGAGAGACCTTCTCCGACCAGAAAATTGCAATGCCGGCGCCGAGAATCAGCAGTAACAGTGCGATCTCTGGTGTCACGGCAACTCCCTTTTTCTACAGCTCCTGCCGGGCCCACCACCGCCATGTCGCGCGGACCGGTCGCCGGGCTGTCAAGGGTAACGGCCCGGCACCGGCTGCGCAACGACGATCGTCGGCAGTGAACTGGGCAGGTTTGTGCCATCCCCCGGGTGTTCGTATCTTGCTATGATGCACGGGCAACTGTGACGCCGTTTCGTAAGACATGACCCCACCATTCATCGCAATGCTGTTCGCCTTTACCATCGCGCTTCCGGAGCAGGGCGGCCGCGTGATCCTGGAGGATCGCCTGGCCTCCGCCCTCGTCCTCGCGCCGGGCGACACGGTGGAAATTCGCATGACCGGCGACAACCGGGACGCCACCGCCTTCGTGGTGGCGGGCACCCACACACCCCCGCCCGACCCGGCGGGCATCAGCCGCAGCAGCCGCACGGTATGGATGTCGCTCCCCGACCTCGAAGACCTCTCCGGACGCCACGACCGCGTGAGCCGCTTCGTGCTGGCGCTTGCGCCGGGCGCGAATGCCGATTCGACGGTGACCGCACTCAACCAAATGGAAATGGGCTTTCGCGCCTACCACGCCACCGACGTGGCCGCGCGCTCTTCTGAGACCTTCGTGGTGATCTCCAACTTCCACAAGGCAATCTCGTTTCTCTCCATCATGGCCGGCTCGGCCTTCCTGGCCGCCATCGTGCTCCTGCAGGTTCAGGAGCTGCGCAAGTCGCTCGGCGTGCTGCGCGTGCTGGGCTTCTCGCGGCGGCGCATCTACGTTTCGGTGGTGGGGGAAACGGTGTTACTCGCCAACACGGGCGCGGCAATCGGGGTGGCGCTGGCACTGGTGGTGTCGCGCGGGGTAAACATGTACTACCGCCGCTATTTCGACACCGATCTCGTCTTTTCCGCGGTGACGGGAATGCACGTGGCCCTGGCATTCGGGATCGCCACGCTGGTGGGACTGCTGGTGGGATCGCTGGCAACCGCCTACCTGTTCCGTTTGCAGGTGAACGAGGTGCTGGGCCGATGATGATGATGCGCATCGCGCTTCGCAACGTGCTGCGGCACCGGCTGCGCACCACCTTTTCGGTGGCGGCACTCGCCATTGCGGTAGCGCTGCTGGCCGACATGCTCATGCTCTCCACCGGCATGGAGAAGACATTCAACCGGGTGCTCTCGTCGGTGGGATACGAAGTGCGCGTATGTCCACGCGGCACGCTCCCCTTCGCCACCGAGGCGGTGATCACGGAGAGCGCGCGCGTGACCGACCGGCTCGCGCGCGACGCGCGCGTGGCCCGCGTGCTGCGCGTACTCGGAACCACCTTGTACGCGGACTCGGTTCCCGTCTTCGCGATGGGTGCGAGTGGAGAGGACCAGTCCCTGTACCGTGTGGTGGAAGGTGTCGACATCTCGCGCGTGCCTGTGCCGGAACAAACGCCCCTGGTGATGAACAGAAATGCCGCCGCCGCACTCGGCGCCGGGGTGGGCGACACACTCTCGCTCACCGCAACGCCGCCCGGCGCAACCATGGCGTTCTCGGACGGCGCGATAGTGGTGGTGAGCGGCATCATCGACATCGCCTTCGACCTGCCCGGCCAGCGCACGGTGGTGATGCCGCTCGATGCGGTGCAGCGACTGCGCCCGGAATCGCGCGACGCGGTCTCCTTCGTCCTCGTCAAACTGCACGCCGGCGGCGACGATCCGCTCGCGCCCGCCGGGGTTGACGACCAGCGCGCGGTGGCGGCCGGGATCGAGGCGGACTTCCCGGAGTTGTCGGCCTACTCGATGGACACACTCATGCTCGCGCTCGAGCGGCAACTCGCGTACTTCAAGCAGTTTGCCACCATTCTCTCCACCATCAGCCTGTTCATTACCTTCCTGCTCATTGCCGTGCTGCTCGCGATTGGCGTGGGCGAACGTCGCGGCGAGATTGCCGCACTGCGCAGCATGGGCTTTGCACGGCGCTCGATCCAGTGGATGATCGTGGCGGAGAGCGTTGTATTGCTGGCCATGGGTGCCGCGATCGGCGCGGTGCTGGGCTGGTTTCTGGCCGGGTATCTGGACGGCATCCTC
It contains:
- a CDS encoding SLC13 family permease, producing the protein MTPEIALLLLILGAGIAIFWSEKVSPDVTALGILLALVLTGLLPTERAFAGFGSHTVILILGLLIMTAALQRTGVVDVIGRALMRQSGKSPTRALLLLMVAAATMSAFMSNTASTAFFLPVAFSMAQRTNTSAGRFLMPLAFASTLSSSVTLVSTSTNVVVSGVMRDHGMAPMGLFELAPIGIPIALAGILYMILIGRRLVPDRAKAQDLADRFGLRPYLSELIVTPKSGLAGKTLAQAKIGENLGLTVLHIVRDKREYIQPDGATLLQDGDVLMVEGRQEDIVRVKDIAGVKIKADVTLSDPELQKHDMGLVEAILLPGSALIGRTLRGFRFRERFGLQVLGMNHRGVHVVRKMSDVPLQIGDVLLLQGRRDVLSRMRDEPTFQALGRVELMDTLRPNRARAPVAIATFVGVLALAALGILPIAISVMLGVVIVFATRCISPAAAYATVEWRVIIMIAALLGLGTAMQETGAAAYLAGFLVDGLGPRWLLGGFFMLTVLLTQPMSNQAAAIVMLPIALQAAILTDLNPRPFAMMIAIAASCSYLTPLEPSCAMVYGPGSYRFRDFVRVGAPLTLLIFVLALVMVPRLWP
- a CDS encoding ABC transporter permease, which translates into the protein MTPPFIAMLFAFTIALPEQGGRVILEDRLASALVLAPGDTVEIRMTGDNRDATAFVVAGTHTPPPDPAGISRSSRTVWMSLPDLEDLSGRHDRVSRFVLALAPGANADSTVTALNQMEMGFRAYHATDVAARSSETFVVISNFHKAISFLSIMAGSAFLAAIVLLQVQELRKSLGVLRVLGFSRRRIYVSVVGETVLLANTGAAIGVALALVVSRGVNMYYRRYFDTDLVFSAVTGMHVALAFGIATLVGLLVGSLATAYLFRLQVNEVLGR
- a CDS encoding FtsX-like permease family protein, whose amino-acid sequence is MMMMRIALRNVLRHRLRTTFSVAALAIAVALLADMLMLSTGMEKTFNRVLSSVGYEVRVCPRGTLPFATEAVITESARVTDRLARDARVARVLRVLGTTLYADSVPVFAMGASGEDQSLYRVVEGVDISRVPVPEQTPLVMNRNAAAALGAGVGDTLSLTATPPGATMAFSDGAIVVVSGIIDIAFDLPGQRTVVMPLDAVQRLRPESRDAVSFVLVKLHAGGDDPLAPAGVDDQRAVAAGIEADFPELSAYSMDTLMLALERQLAYFKQFATILSTISLFITFLLIAVLLAIGVGERRGEIAALRSMGFARRSIQWMIVAESVVLLAMGAAIGAVLGWFLAGYLDGILTRSPSLPDGYRFFIPAPREIILAVLISGAAGVVAALLPAVQAARVDIPRTLHEEVV